From the genome of Hymenobacter sp. PAMC 26628, one region includes:
- a CDS encoding MFS transporter, translating to MALPTATPTLAPPPFTERRYIVTLIFVVSLFMLWGLGVTMADILNKHFQQVLHVSKANSAYVQAATFGAYFVMGLPAGWFMKRFGYQKGVILGLGLYAAGAFLMVPAANAASFTLLLMALFVLACGLGTLEAVAHPFLDGLGDPASSDRRITFSHAINGIGAVSGPLIGGYFVLRGTHAAGDLSSVKVLYTIIGAVVGSIGLLFAFVKVPPLNAEHTPETRPGAPNETPTDLVADKSLFQHKHFVWACVAQLFNTAAQGGTWAFFINYGTDYMALKPGPEIHGFWQVGTLLSRTVGLVPGLPHLANDVAAYFFSLSLVGMMLGRFLGTYLMQYIAPNRLLAFAAAANIGMCLIVAQHWGWVSFGALIGLNFFFSVMFPIIYSLGLKDLGRHKQLASSFIVMGVVGAALFPRFVMGPVANTSVAHAYYLPIICYAVVFLYGAKLYKAGRN from the coding sequence ATGGCGCTTCCTACTGCTACTCCTACCCTGGCGCCGCCGCCGTTCACCGAGCGGCGCTACATCGTCACGCTCATTTTCGTCGTGTCGCTGTTCATGCTCTGGGGCCTGGGCGTCACAATGGCCGATATTCTCAACAAGCACTTCCAGCAGGTGCTGCACGTGAGCAAGGCCAACTCGGCCTACGTGCAGGCCGCCACATTTGGGGCCTACTTCGTGATGGGCCTGCCCGCGGGCTGGTTCATGAAGCGCTTTGGCTACCAGAAAGGCGTCATCCTGGGCCTGGGCCTGTACGCCGCCGGGGCCTTCCTGATGGTGCCGGCCGCCAACGCGGCCTCGTTCACGCTGCTGCTCATGGCCCTGTTTGTGCTGGCCTGCGGCCTGGGCACGCTCGAAGCCGTAGCGCACCCGTTTCTGGACGGCCTGGGCGACCCGGCCAGCTCCGACCGGCGCATCACGTTCTCGCACGCCATCAACGGCATCGGGGCAGTATCGGGGCCCCTCATTGGCGGCTACTTTGTGCTGCGCGGCACCCACGCGGCCGGCGACTTGTCCTCGGTAAAGGTGCTCTACACCATCATCGGGGCGGTGGTGGGCAGCATCGGGCTGTTGTTTGCCTTCGTAAAAGTGCCCCCGCTCAACGCCGAGCACACGCCCGAAACGCGCCCGGGGGCCCCCAACGAAACGCCTACCGACCTGGTGGCCGACAAAAGCCTGTTTCAGCACAAGCACTTCGTGTGGGCCTGCGTAGCGCAGCTCTTCAACACGGCGGCGCAGGGCGGCACCTGGGCGTTTTTCATCAACTACGGCACCGACTACATGGCCCTGAAGCCCGGGCCGGAAATTCATGGCTTTTGGCAGGTGGGCACGCTCCTGAGCCGCACCGTGGGCCTGGTGCCCGGCCTGCCGCACCTGGCCAACGACGTAGCGGCCTACTTCTTCTCCCTCAGCCTGGTGGGCATGATGCTGGGGCGCTTCTTGGGCACCTACCTCATGCAGTACATTGCCCCCAACCGCCTGCTGGCCTTCGCGGCGGCGGCCAACATCGGCATGTGCCTCATCGTGGCGCAGCATTGGGGCTGGGTATCGTTTGGGGCCCTCATCGGGCTCAACTTCTTCTTCAGCGTCATGTTCCCGATTATTTATAGCCTGGGACTCAAGGATTTGGGCCGGCACAAGCAATTAGCTTCGTCGTTTATCGTGATGGGCGTGGTAGGAGCAGCGCTCTTTCCGCGCTTCGTGATGGGCCCGGTGGCCAACACCAGCGTGGCCCATGCCTACTACCTGCCCATTATCTGCTACGCGGTAGTATTTTTATACGGCGCTAAGTTGTACAAAGCGGGGAGAAATTAG
- a CDS encoding ring-cleaving dioxygenase: MEPRILGLHHVTAIAGNAQRNYDFYTRVMGLRFLKKTVNFDDPGTYHFYFGDETGSAGTILTFFPWDHVTPGRRGTGQATEIGYSVPAGSFDFWMKRFEANGITYNKPSEKFGEKYLTFLDPDGLKFELIASKTPDARTPWTTPEVGADVATRGFHTVTLTLASAAATAEILTDVFGYTLLEKHVNRSRYVTDTVPGAAFIDLVEAPGEARSATAGGSVHHIAFRVKDDEAELYIRKKLLDRGLQPTPQIDRDYFHSVYFREPGGVLFEIATENPGFTVDEPLAELGTHLMLPTKHEHLRPQLEKRLAPIG; encoded by the coding sequence ATGGAACCGCGCATTTTGGGCCTGCACCACGTCACAGCTATTGCTGGCAACGCGCAGCGCAACTACGACTTTTACACGCGGGTAATGGGCCTGCGCTTCTTGAAGAAAACCGTCAACTTCGACGACCCTGGCACTTACCACTTCTACTTCGGCGACGAAACCGGCTCGGCGGGCACCATCCTCACGTTCTTTCCCTGGGACCACGTCACGCCCGGGCGGCGCGGCACCGGCCAGGCCACCGAAATTGGCTACTCGGTGCCGGCCGGCAGCTTCGATTTCTGGATGAAACGCTTTGAGGCCAACGGCATCACCTACAACAAGCCGAGCGAAAAATTCGGCGAGAAATACCTCACCTTCCTCGACCCCGACGGCCTGAAATTCGAGCTGATTGCGTCGAAAACGCCCGACGCGCGCACGCCCTGGACCACGCCCGAAGTGGGCGCCGACGTGGCCACCCGCGGCTTCCACACCGTCACGCTTACGCTGGCCAGCGCCGCGGCCACGGCCGAAATCCTGACCGACGTGTTTGGCTACACGCTGCTGGAAAAGCACGTCAACCGCAGCCGCTACGTGACCGACACGGTGCCGGGCGCTGCGTTCATCGACCTGGTGGAGGCCCCCGGCGAGGCACGCAGCGCCACGGCCGGCGGCTCGGTGCACCACATCGCCTTCCGGGTGAAGGACGACGAGGCCGAGCTCTACATCCGCAAGAAGCTGCTGGACCGCGGCTTGCAGCCCACCCCGCAGATTGACCGCGACTACTTCCACTCGGTGTACTTCCGCGAGCCGGGCGGCGTGCTCTTCGAAATTGCCACCGAAAACCCCGGCTTCACCGTGGACGAGCCACTGGCCGAGCTCGGCACGCACCTCATGCTGCCCACCAAGCACGAGCACCTGCGCCCGCAGCTGGAAAAGCGGCTCGCGCCCATCGGCTAG